The DNA window TGTTACTATTTTGCTCCTGTTGTCGTTGTTATAATGAGTACTCTCTTTTTTAGAGAAAAACTTACACTTAAACAAATAATATGTTTTATAGGTTCTACAATAGGTTTGATACTTATAATAGGAGTCAGCAGTGGAGGAAAAAGTGATATGACTGGTATTTTATTTGGCCTTGGAGCAGCTGTTCTTTATGCCACAGTAATTTTATTAAATAAATCTATGACTGGTATCGACGGAATAACAAGAACTATATTTCAACTTGCTGCGGCAGTTATGGTTATATTTCCTTATGTTTTTGGAACTGAAGGTTTTCATATATTACAACTTGATAATATTGGATTAATTAATCTTATTATTGTAGGAATAGTACATACTGGAATAGTTTATGTTTTATATTTTTCGTCACTCTCGGAATTAAGTGGACAGGAAGTATCAGTACTTAGCTATTTAGATCCTCTTTTTGCAATTTTAATATCTATTTTATGGATGGGAGAATCTATAACTCAACTTCAATTATTAGGTGGTGGAATGATTCTTCTATTTACTCTTACCAACGAAATGAAAATTTATAAAAAATCTATTTTAAAAGCAAAATAGTCATTATCTTTACAATCAAAAAAGTTCAGTAAATACTGGACTTTTTTTAGTCTTATAATTTTGTTTAATTTCATTTTAAAATAAAATATTTATGGACTAACTGTGATAATTAGAATAAAATATTTGTATCTATTTAACAGAACAAATTTTAAATATAATTATTAAGGATTTAAAGAAGATAAAAATAAATTTTGAAGGAACGTGAAATATGAACCAAGTTTTAAAGTATATGTATATAGTTAATTATCCAACATTTGAAGAAGATCTCTGTCTATTAGAAATGAGAGCTATTTTTGGGAAAATACCCGATGAAAAAACTTTATTTTCAAATATAGGATTTAATTCATCTAATAGTCCTTTTATAAAGACTCGTCTGGATATTATCTATGAGAAAGATACTATAGAAGAACTTTTAGTTGAAATAAATAAGGACACAACAGTCTATAATAACTTTAAATTAGAATATGTGAGATTAAACAATAATAATAACATCCCTTATGAGGAAAGATTAGATTTGATAAAAAAACTTTCTATGAATATTATAGGTACTCACAATTTTAAAAATCCTGAATTTAATTTTGGTGTAACTAAAGTCGATGGCAAGTGGCTATTTGGTATTGATAATAAAAATGATTACAAATGGCATACTCATGACAATAAGCCGTGCTCTTATTCTAATTCATTAGGTGTTAAAGTTGCTAAAGCTATTGTTAATATTGCTAACAATGGTTTAAAAGAAAAAACTATTATAGACCCTTGTTGTGGAGTTGGAACTACAATAGTTGAAGCACTAGATGCTGGTTATCAGATAGAAGGATATGAAATAAATAAACACATCGCAAAAAATGCAAATATTAATTTAGAGTTTTATGGATTTAATCCTATAGTTATAAATGACGATATGCATAATATAAAGAAGAAATATGATAGTTCTATAATTGATATTCCTTATGGTCTTTTTAGTCATACTTCTGAAGATGAACAACAAGATATAATTAATACTGCTCGAAGAATTTCAAATAAAATAGTTTTAATCTCTTTTGAAGAACATGATTCCATGATAGCTAAAGCTGGATTTAAAATAATTGATAGATGTGTTGTTACAAAGGGAAAGTTTAAAAGATTCATAGTAGTTGCAGAATAATTTTTTATTTATAATTAAAATATTCAAAAAAAATAAATTAAATTTAAAACTTTTTTTAGAAACCTGTGGTCTAAATATTATAAGTGTTAAAAGTAAAAATATAATTTAATCCCCCTAAAAAGAGCCTCTATCCCCCCAGAGGCTCTTTCCCTTTTTTGAAACTTCTTTTTTACTTATTTAATTTCATATGTAAGATTGGATAAGGATTACCGTGGTCATCAAATTCAGATCTTTTGAATACGCTAAAACCTATATGCTCATAAAAAGCAGTTCCTTTTGGATTTTGTTCATTAACATCTACATATTTTACATTAAGATTAGAAATTACAAAATTAATAAGTTGCTTACCAATCCCTTTTCCACGAAAATCATCACTTACAAAAAGCATTTCTATTTTATCCTCATGAATCCCTATAAAAGCTATTATTTCCTCATTATTTCTTATACAAAAGAATTCATCTACATAAAGAGCCCCCTGCTCAACAAGCGGCTTTAAATCCATTATGTCACTTTCTTTTAAAAAGAAATGTGTTGCTCGAACTGAAGACTCCCAAACATTTAATATATCACTGATTTCTTTTTTTATTAACTCTTTATTTAGTTTTTCTATTTTATAACTCACTATAATTTTCAACTCCATTTACATTATTTATTTATAAAACTACACTACACTCAGTGTTTTAATATTATTTTGAAAGACCCTTTCGTCAATTGCTTCATCCTTTGAAACTACATTTTTTCATTTCATTTAAAAAAGTCTCTAACTCGTTCTTTTCTTCAAGAGTCAACGTTTCTTTATTCAAAAGTTCTTGAAATCTTTTCTCATCCATATAGCTTCTCCTTTCTAAATAGAATCTATTAGGCTTTAAATTTTTTTATAATTTTCAGACAATTTTTTTAAATTTTTCCCAGTTACTCTGAATGTTGTCCATTCATCCATCGGCTCTGCACCTAACTTCTTATAAAACTCAATAGATGACTTATTCCAATCAAGACACCACCATTCTAACCTTCCACAATCTCTTTCCTCACATAAAGTAGCTAAATATCCTAACATTTGTTTCCCAAAGTCTCTCCCTCTAAAAGCTGGCTTTACATATAAATCTTCTAGATATATCCCCGGTTTCCCTAAAAATGTAGAAAAGTTATGAAAAAATAAAGCAAAACCTATAGGCTTTCCATTTAATTCTCCTATTATAACTTCCGCCATATTTCTTTTAAAAAGAGACTCTCTCAAAATCTCTTCTGTTGCTACTACTTCAGAAAGTAATTTTTCATAATCAGCTAACTCTTTTATAAATTTTAAAATTAAACTTGTATCTTCTTCCTTTGCAATTCTAATTTTAAACTCCTGTTTTTGATCTAACATCTATCCCTCCGATTAAAATTTTCTAATTTTTATCTCAACTTTAATATACCCTATCTTCCTTATCTTTGCAAATATTTAAACTAAACCTTATTTTATGGTGGAAATTAAAAAAAATGGTTATCAAACATTATTGTTTGATAACCATTTCTCTACAATCTAAAACCACTAGAATTAACTAGTAGTTTTTGCGTATAAAAATTAATTTTTAGACTTAAAGTATAAATGAGATTAAGAAACTAAGTGTCACTATTGAAAAAATTGTTCCTAATATTGTTGAACTAGAACTTTCAACCTCTGAAACTCCATATTTTAATCCAAACATTGTAGAAATTGTCGCTGTTGGCATAGCACAAAGTAGTAAAATCTCTTTTGCCATTATTCCTTTTAAATGGAATAAAACAATTAATCCACTCATAATGATTGGCTGTAAAATATTTTTCATAAAGATATTAAAATAAACTTGTCCTGATAAAACAACTCTATAACTAGCCATAATTAGTCCAAGAGAGAATAGTGAAACTCCCGATGTACTCTTTCCAATAAGTTCAAAAGAGTGGAAAACAACTTTCGGTATCTCAATATGGAAAACTGAGCATAGTAGTCCCAGTATAGGAGCTATTATCAATGGCTTTTTAATACAGTTGATTAAGCTTGATTTTATTATTTTCATTGGACTTGCTGTAGCATCTTTTGACTCTAAGATAATTGTTGTTATAGGAATCATAAATATACTTGTTATAACATTTCCAATTGCAACAGAGATTAGGGCTTCTGGCCCTATTAAAGATGTTAAAACTGGAATACCCATAAATGCCATATTTGGAAAAGCACAAACAATTGAACCTTGAGCTGCTTTTCTTGAATCGTATTTGAATATATGTTTTTGTATAATAAAAGAGATCACGTATAATCCCATTAAAGCTAGAGCAAAAGATGATATTATTCTAACATCTAAAAGAGTTTTAGGGTTGGCTTTAGCACTTCCAATAAATAAGTGTAATGGAAAACTGAACATCATTACATAGTCTGCAAAAGCCTTTTTATGCTCTATTGACACAATTTTCTTTTTTCCTGAAAACCACCCTAAAGCAATTACAAAAAACACTGGCACAATAGAATCTAATATTGTATCTAACACATTAAAACCTCACTTGTATTTTATTTTTAAATTTTATTTTTTTACTAAATCTGAAATGGCTTTAGCTACTGTTTCTGCAACTCTTGGATCAAATGGACTTGGAATTACATATTCAGTTGATAGCTCGTCATCAGTTATTAGATTAGCTATAGCTTGAGAAGTTGCAAACTTCATCTCTTCAGTTATTTTTTTAGCTCCACTCTCTAAGGCTCCTTTAAATAAACCTGGGAATGCTAATACATTGTTAATTTGATTTGGATAATCAGATCTTCCTGTTCCAACGATTTTAGCTCCTGCTGCTAAAGCTTCTTCTGGCATAATCTCTGGTGTTGGATTGGCCATTGCAAAAATCACAGAATCTTTATTCATCTCTTTTACCATTTCAGGTTTCAAAAGTCCTGGTGCTGATACTCCAATAAATATATCTGCTCCTTTTATAGCTTCTTTTAATCCACCTTTTAAATTCTCTTTATTTGTAATTTCAGATAACTCTGTAGTTAAGAAATTATATTCTCTATTTTCATCATCTCTAGCAATGATTCCATCAATATCAATAGCTAAAATATCAGCTACATCTAATTTTTTAATCATCTTAATTATTGATGATCCAGCTGCTCCAGCTCCACATACAACAACTTTTGCTTTAGTTATATCTTTCTTTAAAAGTTTATATGAATTTAAAATTCCAGCTGTTACAACAATTGCAGTTCCATGTTGGTCATCGTGGAACACTGGTATATCTAACTCCTCTTTTAATCTAGTTTCAATCTCAATACATCTAGGTGCTGAGATATCCTCTAAATTTATTCCACCAAAGCTTGGAGCTAAAATTTTACAAGTTCTTATAATTTCTTCAGTATCTTGAGTATCTAAACATATTGGAAATGCATTAACTCCTGCGAACTCTTTAAATAAAATAGCCTTTCCTTCCATAACTGGTAATGCAGCTTCTGCTCCTATATTTCCTAATCCTAACACAGCTGACCCATCACTTATAACAGCTACCATATTTCCTTTTGAAGTGTATTTATATACATCAGCTTTATTCTCTGCTATTCTTCTACAAGGCTCTGCAACACCTGGTGAATAAGCTAAACTTAGTTCCTCTTTTGAAGTTACAGCAACTTTACTAATAACCTCTATCTTTCCCTTATTTTTTTCGTGAAGTTCTAATGATTTTTCATAAACAGTTTCTTTTTTCATGATACATCTCCTCTAAAAAATTTTTAAGTTTATTCAAGAGCAATGATAACATAAAAAGTAAAATAAAAAAATTTAACAAAGATTTTAAACAATTAATTAACTTAATTAAGTTTTTAATGAAATATATAAAAAATATCAATAACATAACTTATTAAAGGTTTTTATTAATATTTATGGTAAATAATATACAAGAAAAAATTTTAGTAGAAATTTAAGAAAGGAACTTTATGAACGTAAAAATTTTAATAGGAGTTGGAATTATGATTGGAACTTTAGCTTTTGGAAATTGGCAAAATTTTAAAAAACCTACAGATAATGAACTAAAATCAAAACTCACACCTATTCAATATGCAGTCACTCAAAAAAATGCTACAGAACCGGCTTTTAATAATGAGTATGAGAACAATAAAAAAGCTGGAATCTATGTAGATATTGTCTCTGGTGAACCTCTTTTTTCATCTAAGGATAAGTTTGATTCAGGAACTGGTTGGCCAAGCTTTACAAAACCTTTAGTACCCGAAAATATAGTTTTAAAAAAAGATTTTAAACTTATTTGGCCAAGAACTGAAGTAAGAAGTAGATATGGTGATTCACATCTAGGTCACGTCTTTAACGATGGGCCAGCACCCACAGGAAAAAGATATTGTATGAACTCTGCTTCTCTAAAATTTATTCCTACTGAAGACTTAGAAAAAGAAGGGTACGGTGAATTTTTAAAAAACTTTCAATAATCGCTAATAAAAATTAAATTTTTGAGGAGAAATCATTATGAATAGAATAAAATTTTTATTAATATCAATGATAACTTTAAGTACTATTTCTATGGCTGAAATAAAAGTAGCTTATTTAGCTGGAGGATGTTTTTGGTGTACAGAAGCTGATATGGAAAAAGTTCCTGGAGTTGTAGATGTAATCTCTGGATACTCTGGTGGACATGTGGAAAACCCTACATATGACCAAGTATCTAGTGGAACCACTGGACATTTTGAGTCTATCGAGGTAAAATATGATAGTGACAAAATTAGCTATTCTCAATTATTACATAGCTTTTTAAAGGTAATTAATCCTACTGATGACAATGGACAATTTGTAGATAGAGGATATCAGTACTCACCAGCTATTTTCTATCAAAATACCAATGAAGAGAATCTTGCAAAAAAAGCTTTAAAGCAAATACAAAAAGAAGGACATTTTGCTGAAATAAATGTTAAACTTCTTCCGTTTAATAAATTCTATGCTGCCGAGAAGTATCATCAAGATTATTATAAAAAAAATCCTATACGATATAAATACTACAGATATCGTTCTGGTAGAGATCAATTCTTAGAAAAAGTTTGGGGAAATAATTAAATAAAAATAAAAGGAAGCCTTTAAAAGCTTCCTTTTTTATATATAAATTTTTTATGATAAATTATATAATACCCTATCTCTTTACTCTAAAAAGAGATGCAGTATATATAATAAGGCCACTCCAAATTAAAGAGAATGTTATAGTATGTACACTTGAAAAGTTTTCTCCAAATACGAACACTCCAAGTAGTAAAACCAATGTAGGCGTAAGATATTGAAAAAATCCAATAGATGATAATTTTGATAACTTCGTTCCTAAAGAGAAAAGAAAAAGTGGTATTACCGTTACAACTCCTGCTCCCATCAATAAAATTTTATCAAAATTTGCTGCTTCTACCCCTTTTCCACCTTTAATCATTAGTAAGTATAAGATTGCAACTGGAAAATATACCAATGTTTCAATTGTTAATGCTAAAATTGGATCAATTTTGATTTTCTTTTTTGCTATACTGTACCCTGTAAAAGTTCCAGCTACTAAAAGAGAGTATAGTGGTAACTTTTGATAAATAATAGACATATAGCATACTCCTAATGTAGCTAAAATAATTGCAATTTTTTGATGTTTACTTAAAGTTTCTTTAAAAATAAATCTTCCAGCAAGAATTAAAAGCAGCGGATTTATAAAGTATCCTAAGCTAGCTTCTAAAACACGGTTACTATTAACTAAAAAGATATACGACATCCAGTTTGCACAATTAAATGTAGCAGCTAAAATAATATAGTATATTGTTTTTTTATTTTTAAAAATCTCAACTAACTCATTTTTTTGTTTTTTTAAAATCACAAAAATAATTAGAAAGAAAAAAGACCAAATTATTCTGTGTGAAACAATCTCTAAAGCTGGAATACTTTTTAGATTTGTCCAGTATAAAGGGAAAAGTCCCCATAATACAAAGGCAGTTAAGGAATACAACATCCCTTTTTGATTATTTTCCATTTAAATCTCCTCGATAATTTTTTATTTTAATAATAGATCCAAAAGCCCTTTTAAATTTGAAATTTCATAGGTCGGTTTAATCTCACCATCTATTGTGATACCCTTTGGATTATATAGACAGGTATCGATTCCAAAGTTTATTCCCCCTCTTATATCTGAGGTTAAACTATCTCCAATCATTAGAATGTTTGAGATATTTTCTATCTGGTTGTTTTCTAAAGCTATTTTAAATATTTCAGGATTTGGTTTTGAAACTCCAACCTCTTCAGAAACTATAATATCATTGAAATATGGAGCTATTAAAGAGTTTCTAATTCTTCCATTTTGAACCTTTGTAAGTCCATTGGTTATAATGAATAGTTTATATTTTCCATATAACTCCTTTATTAAATCTAAACTATCATGAAAAAGAATTGAAGATTTAGAAAGATTGTCCATATATCTATCTGCAAAATCATATGGATCAAAAATATAGTTAAGACGATTGCAATATCTTCTAAATCTCTCTATTTTTAACTCACCTTGAGTTATTTTTCCCTCCTCTAACTCTTTCCATATTTTACTATTTATCTCTTTGTATATTGGCAAATGGTATTCCTTATCATAGTCAATCTCATAACCAATTAAAGTTTTTTCTAAAGCTTCCATTTCCGATGCTTTAAAATCAAATAAAGTATCGTCTGCATCAAAAATTAATGTATTGTATTTCATGATTTCACCCCGTTATTTTTTTCAGCATAATCCTTTGCAAGATTTATACTTAAAGATAAAAGAAACATACTTATTATTGTCCCTTCTCTAACATAGATTGGAAGATCTCCAACCATTGATATTCCCACTGAAATGATAAGAGAAAAAACATCTACTAAATATCTTAATTTCATAAATGAAATTTTAGTCATTTGAGATATTTTTATACACACATTTTCAAGAGGAAAAGTTATTATATTATAATATATAATAATACCTATAGACAACCCACTTATTACTGTTCCACCACTAAAAATTAAAAGCCGTTGAATATATCCAAGAGAGGATAGGCCACTAAAAATATTATATGTAAAATAATTAATAAAACTTCCAAACATAAAAACAGAAACTCCCTGTACCAAATATTTATATTTCTCATTAAATTTAGTTAATATCATATAGATTAGTAAAAATATTATGTTGAAAAATGTCGTTATAGTTCCAACTTTTATGTCACTCATAGTTGCAACAGCTAAGTTCATGGAGTTGTAGCTGCTTACACCTATATTTGCAACAATTCCTAAACTCACTCCAAGAGCTGAAATTATATAAAAAATATAAGATTTTGTAATGTTTAAAATTAACTTCATAGAATACTCTCCTTTTAATTTATGTCTAATTTGTATAAAGTATAATTTATATAGATTCTAGAATAATTACACTATTATTTTAATTGAAATAGCTTTATAATAATATGAAATATTGCACATTATGGAGGAAATTATGAAGAAAATTTCAATGGAAAATATAAATAAAAGTTTAAAATTAAATATTGATAAATATGGGAATATTTTTGGTTCCCTTACCTCTAATATGGAAGTTGAAATTTTTAATCCTGGGGAAAAGATTATTTTTTATAATGCCCCTCTTGAAAAATTGAGATTTATGATTCAAGGGAGAGCCAAGATACTCTTTGTCCATGAGGATGGGAAGCAATCCATAATTCATTTTGTTAAAAAAGGGGAGTATTTAGGAGAACTGAGTTTTTTAGAGATTGAAAAGGACCCTAAGGAGGTTATTTCAATTACAGAATCGATTTTTGTTTCAATTGATATGTCTCTAGCTAAAAAAGAGTTAGTTAAAGACACTCAATTTCTATTTGATTTATCTAAGTTTATTGGAAATAAGATGTTAGAACGAACTTACTTCCACTCTAAAAATCAAAATTATGGACTAAAAAATAGACTAGCTGGATATATTTTAATGTCTCAAAGCAATGAGATATATTTAGAAAAACACACTGAAACAGCGGAATATCTAGGAGTAAGTTATAGACAGCTTCTATATATTTTTAAAGAGTTTTTAGACCAAGGGGTGCTTATAAAACTTAAAAAAGGTTACAAAGTCAATATAAAAAATTTAGAATTATTAGCCAAGGATACAGTTATAGCTTAGGTTGATCTAAATTTTTAAAAGAGATAGAAAAGGCGTCAAAGTTTTCCTTTGACACCAGATTAAATCTATTTTATTTTAAAAATCACTTAAAATAATTGAAGAATCCTTTTGACTAGCCTCTATAAGCTCCTCACTAAATCCAGACTTTGAAAATAGCATATAGTACTCTTTACGAGAGCCGTTTTTCCATTTGACAGATTTAGCTTTCTCTTTAAGTTTATAAAGAACACTCAGTCCCACATGTTTATTTGACCACTTACACTCACCAAATAAAATCTCGTTCTCTCCTAGAGCAACAACATCTATCTCCTCATTTTTATCCCACCATCTCCCAAGATTTTTTATAGGAAATGGAACTTTACTATCCCACATTAAAGTCTCCCTTGAAAGATCCTCATAAACTTTTGAGACCCAAAGGTCGAAAGTAGTTTTAATCTTTTCTAAAGGGTAGGTTAAGTTTTCAATCTCTAAATAACTTTGATACGGATAAACATAGTTAAACCAAAAGTTCAAATAGTTATCCTTTATCTTATAAAGTGCCTTTTTACTATTTTTTATATCCTCAGTTACAGGTATCTCTTTTTCAAGAATATCCAACTCTATAAGTTTAGAGATATATGGAGTTAATCCATTGGATGGAATCTCAAGCTGTGATGAGATAGAGGACATCTTCGTATTTCCAACAGCTATAGATTGTAAAATAGAGAAGTATCTAGATAGATCATTTATCTCCTCTTGAAGTAAAAACTTAGGTTCTGAGTACAAATAGTTATCTCTATCAAAAATATTATGCTCTATGTTCCAAAGAGGAGTTCTCTCTCTATTAAAACTTAAAATATATTTTGGAATCCCCCCAGTGATTGAGTACATCTCAATTAATGAATGATGTGATCTCTCACTAAAAAATTCTGGATAATATTTAAAATCTATTGGTTTTAGTTTTATCTGAGCTGTTCTTCTTCCAAATAGCGGACTATCATAAGCTAAAACCTCAGAGTACATCATAGATATTAGGGACCCGCAAAGAATTATCATAATATTTTTATCCTTTAACTTCTCATCAAAAATTCTTTGGAATATAGATGAAAAACTTTTATTTACCATACAAAGATATTGAAACTCATCAATTACCAAAACAAACTTCTCATCTCCAAGTTTACTTATAAAATAATCAAATAGCGTGTCCCAGTCTTTTATCTCAATTTTTTTTACAAAATCATCATTGAAGTGCTCTCCCAATTGATTTTTAAATCTATTTATTTGAACAGTTTCATTCTGCTTATCTGCAAAAAAATAAAAAGCTTTTTTATCTTTTATAAACTCTTTGATAAGAGTTGTCTTTCCAACTCTTCTTCTTCCGTAGATAACAGTGAAGCTTGAATTTTTTTCAAACTCTCTATTTAAAGTTTTCATCTCTTTTTGTCTATTTACAAAATTCATAATATCACCTCATCTATATTATATAATTTTAATTATAATAATTCAAATTATAATAATCTAAATTATTATACAAGATAATTTTATATTTTCCTAAAAAAATTTATAAAAAATTTAAACTTTTGATATAATAAAAAGGCTCTAAAAATTAAGGAGGTATTAAATGAAAGTACATCATGTTTGCATTGAAACATCTAAGTATGATGAATCAATATTTTTTTACACTAAAGTTTTAAATTTTTCATTAAAAAAAGAAACGTCTAATTTCCATGGAAGAGACTATAACTCTTGGTTAGAATTAGATGGATTTTATATCGAATTACAAACATCTAAAAACAAAGAACGAAAAGAATCTATTCCAAATGACAAAGGACTTGTGCATATCTGTTTTTTTGTAGAAGACATCTTCAAAGAGTTAGAAAGAATAAAATTAATTTATAATAATTTTAAACTAAAAAATAATGAGATTTTGTATAATGTAGAAGGTGGAAATCTTTTTAAATTAATTGCTCCAGAAGGTACAATTATAGAAATTAGAGGTAATCCACTCTTCTAATTTTTCTATTTAAAATTTCAATTAATATCCTTCTCAAATACAAAAATTGTAATCAAAACTAGACATCTAAATTATTATATGAAATATTTATCTAAAAAACGCAAACGTTTGCATAAAGTTGGTTAAAAGGAGAAAATTTATGAAAAATAGTATTAAATTAACTGATTTAAAATTAGAATGGATTAACAAACCTAAACATTCAAAAATTGAAAGTAGTAAAGTCTCTATAATAACAGACCCACAAACAGATTTTTGGCAACGAACTTATTATGGATTTCAAAATAATAATGCTCCAGCTTTATTATCAAAAATTGCAGATAAATATTTTTCATTTGTGGTAAAAACAGAATTTAATTCAAAACAACGGTATGACCAATGCGGAGTTATTATTTATCAAGATTCTGATAACTGGTTTAAGGCTTCAATTGAGTATGAAAATGAAGAGTTTCAAAGACTTGGAAGTGTTGTTACAAATAATGGTTATTCTGATTGGGCAACAACAGATATTCCTGCCATACATAAGTTCATGTATTATCGTCTTAGTCGTCGTGAAAATGATTTTTGTATAGAATCATCTTATGATGGTATTAATTATAAACAAATGAGAATTTTTCATCTATTTTCTGCTAACGAAATAATTAATATAGGTATTTATGCTTGTAGTCCTGAAAATTCAAGCTTTTACGCAGAATTTTCAGGACTTGAATTTGTGGATTGTAAATGGGAGGAACATAAATAATAAATATAGCCAAGTCTTTAAAACTAGACTTTAAAGCTATCTTTAGAGTTTTAATAAAGTAAAATG is part of the Cetobacterium somerae genome and encodes:
- a CDS encoding ATP-binding protein; this encodes MNFVNRQKEMKTLNREFEKNSSFTVIYGRRRVGKTTLIKEFIKDKKAFYFFADKQNETVQINRFKNQLGEHFNDDFVKKIEIKDWDTLFDYFISKLGDEKFVLVIDEFQYLCMVNKSFSSIFQRIFDEKLKDKNIMIILCGSLISMMYSEVLAYDSPLFGRRTAQIKLKPIDFKYYPEFFSERSHHSLIEMYSITGGIPKYILSFNRERTPLWNIEHNIFDRDNYLYSEPKFLLQEEINDLSRYFSILQSIAVGNTKMSSISSQLEIPSNGLTPYISKLIELDILEKEIPVTEDIKNSKKALYKIKDNYLNFWFNYVYPYQSYLEIENLTYPLEKIKTTFDLWVSKVYEDLSRETLMWDSKVPFPIKNLGRWWDKNEEIDVVALGENEILFGECKWSNKHVGLSVLYKLKEKAKSVKWKNGSRKEYYMLFSKSGFSEELIEASQKDSSIILSDF
- a CDS encoding VOC family protein: MKVHHVCIETSKYDESIFFYTKVLNFSLKKETSNFHGRDYNSWLELDGFYIELQTSKNKERKESIPNDKGLVHICFFVEDIFKELERIKLIYNNFKLKNNEILYNVEGGNLFKLIAPEGTIIEIRGNPLF
- a CDS encoding DUF1349 domain-containing protein translates to MKNSIKLTDLKLEWINKPKHSKIESSKVSIITDPQTDFWQRTYYGFQNNNAPALLSKIADKYFSFVVKTEFNSKQRYDQCGVIIYQDSDNWFKASIEYENEEFQRLGSVVTNNGYSDWATTDIPAIHKFMYYRLSRRENDFCIESSYDGINYKQMRIFHLFSANEIINIGIYACSPENSSFYAEFSGLEFVDCKWEEHK